The following are from one region of the Petrotoga mobilis SJ95 genome:
- a CDS encoding beta-ketoacyl-ACP reductase produces the protein MKLNQKIAIVTGGSRGIGKEISRNFIKEGATVIAIAIDERPQIEENEKSDFPEDRFIYYQADITDFNAISEIVTEIYNKYQKIDILVNNAGMAKDNFLVIMKEEDFDKVIQVNLKGTFVMTKAVAKIMRKQKFGNIISMASVVGIEGNIGQTNYSAAKAGIIGMTKSWAKELTMKGENIRVNAIAPGFVRTGMTESLKEELIEYVVENTCLKRLGEPQDIAKLAVFLASDDSSFITGQVIRIDGGLRI, from the coding sequence TTGAAATTAAATCAAAAGATTGCGATCGTAACAGGTGGCTCTAGAGGAATAGGGAAAGAAATATCTCGGAATTTCATAAAAGAAGGTGCCACCGTAATAGCGATCGCTATAGATGAAAGACCTCAAATAGAAGAAAATGAAAAAAGTGATTTTCCAGAAGATAGGTTCATTTATTACCAAGCAGACATAACCGATTTCAATGCGATTAGCGAAATTGTGACTGAGATATATAACAAATACCAAAAAATAGACATATTAGTAAACAATGCCGGAATGGCAAAAGATAACTTCTTGGTTATTATGAAAGAAGAAGATTTTGATAAGGTAATTCAAGTGAATTTAAAAGGAACTTTTGTTATGACAAAAGCGGTTGCAAAGATAATGAGAAAACAAAAGTTTGGGAATATAATAAGCATGGCGAGCGTGGTAGGAATTGAAGGTAACATCGGTCAAACTAATTATTCGGCAGCAAAAGCAGGTATAATAGGAATGACAAAATCTTGGGCGAAAGAACTTACAATGAAAGGAGAAAATATCAGAGTAAACGCTATTGCGCCAGGATTTGTTAGAACAGGGATGACCGAAAGTTTAAAGGAAGAATTAATAGAGTATGTTGTAGAGAATACGTGTTTAAAACGATTGGGAGAACCTCAGGATATAGCAAAATTAGCCGTATTTTTAGCCAGTGATGATTCTTCCTTCATAACGGGACAAGTTATAAGGATAGACGGTGGATTAAGAATTTAA
- the obgE gene encoding GTPase ObgE yields MIGDFVDEVNIKVIAGKGGDGAVSFRREKFVEKGGPDGGDGGDGGSIIIKSTLNKNTLVDFKYKKIFRAENGENGKNKNKAGKAGEDVLIEVPVGTCIYDLETNELLSDLKAPQQYLVVARGGKGGRGNARFATSTLQVPRIAEKGVEGEVKNLKLILKIVADVGLIGYPNVGKSTLISRISNAKVEIADYPFTTIVPNLGVVKVDTDYSFVVADIPGLIEGAHLGKGLGDQFLRHIERCSVLVHLIDISCFERDDPVEDYINIRKELESFSHILLKKKEIIVANKIDAVDKDTLEKRLTDFKNRTGKDIFPISAYTGENIQELITMVWSHISKEKIEQQKFFQKRLKSNVTEKIKIQPVNYEPDPFIKINVVKLDNETFEVVGDGIEKLLSRYDIHQKDSRLLILNTLEKNGLNKILRNAGVKEGDTVYIGNFSFEYIP; encoded by the coding sequence TTGATCGGTGATTTTGTAGATGAGGTGAACATCAAAGTGATTGCTGGAAAAGGAGGCGATGGAGCTGTAAGCTTTAGAAGAGAAAAATTTGTAGAAAAAGGCGGACCAGATGGTGGAGACGGAGGAGATGGTGGTTCGATCATCATCAAATCAACCCTCAATAAAAATACATTGGTAGATTTTAAATACAAGAAGATTTTTAGAGCAGAAAACGGGGAAAACGGTAAAAATAAAAATAAAGCTGGAAAAGCCGGAGAAGATGTTTTGATTGAGGTACCTGTTGGCACTTGTATCTATGATCTTGAAACCAACGAACTGCTTTCAGATTTAAAAGCTCCACAGCAATATTTGGTTGTTGCTCGTGGTGGTAAGGGTGGCAGAGGAAATGCAAGATTTGCAACTTCAACTCTACAAGTTCCAAGGATCGCTGAAAAAGGTGTGGAAGGTGAAGTCAAAAATCTAAAGCTCATTTTAAAAATTGTCGCAGATGTTGGCTTGATTGGTTATCCTAACGTTGGTAAATCAACATTAATTTCAAGGATTTCAAACGCCAAAGTGGAAATCGCTGATTACCCTTTTACAACTATAGTTCCAAATTTAGGTGTGGTAAAAGTCGACACAGATTATTCTTTCGTAGTAGCTGATATCCCCGGCCTTATAGAGGGAGCACATTTGGGAAAAGGTCTAGGAGATCAATTTCTAAGGCATATTGAAAGATGTTCTGTTTTAGTACATCTTATCGATATATCTTGTTTTGAAAGAGATGACCCGGTAGAGGATTATATAAATATTAGAAAAGAATTAGAGTCTTTTTCTCATATTCTTTTGAAAAAGAAAGAGATTATTGTTGCAAATAAGATAGATGCGGTAGACAAAGACACCCTCGAAAAGAGATTGACGGATTTCAAAAATAGAACGGGAAAAGATATTTTCCCAATTTCCGCTTATACTGGTGAAAACATTCAAGAGCTCATAACTATGGTATGGAGTCATATAAGCAAAGAAAAAATTGAGCAGCAAAAGTTCTTCCAAAAAAGGTTAAAATCCAATGTCACAGAAAAAATAAAAATACAACCTGTCAACTATGAACCCGATCCTTTTATAAAAATCAACGTTGTAAAGTTGGATAATGAAACATTTGAAGTTGTGGGAGACGGCATTGAAAAGTTGCTAAGTAGATACGATATCCATCAAAAAGATTCTCGTCTGTTAATTTTAAATACATTAGAAAAAAACGGATTGAATAAAATTCTAAGAAATGCAGGAGTTAAAGAAGGAGACACGGTGTACATTGGAAATTTTTCTTTTGAATACATACCATAA
- the nadD gene encoding nicotinate (nicotinamide) nucleotide adenylyltransferase, producing the protein MLMLFGGSFNPPHIGHRIIAEIAYDEFNPDRFLIVPSKNPPHKSIDFIANFDKRYSWCERVFFEHYFEVSDIENKLPSPSYTIRTIEYLSNFDKNINLLIGEDSLKNFHKWYKWEEILKKVKLVVYPRYFEEKNSYSVDFDYVKLESPIVEISSTYIRQRIKKGKTVKGLIDDKIFEEVLKEYS; encoded by the coding sequence ATGCTAATGCTTTTTGGAGGTAGTTTTAATCCTCCTCATATAGGTCATAGAATAATTGCCGAAATAGCTTATGATGAATTTAACCCTGATAGGTTTTTAATAGTACCGTCTAAAAATCCCCCACACAAAAGCATAGATTTCATAGCAAATTTCGACAAGAGGTATTCTTGGTGTGAGAGGGTTTTTTTTGAACATTATTTCGAAGTAAGCGATATAGAAAATAAACTACCCTCACCATCATACACAATAAGGACCATAGAATATTTATCAAATTTTGATAAAAACATTAATCTTTTGATAGGTGAAGACTCCCTTAAAAACTTTCACAAATGGTATAAATGGGAAGAAATATTAAAGAAAGTAAAATTAGTAGTTTATCCCAGATATTTCGAAGAAAAAAATTCATACAGTGTAGACTTTGATTATGTAAAATTGGAAAGTCCTATCGTTGAAATATCTTCCACTTATATCAGACAAAGGATCAAAAAGGGAAAAACTGTTAAAGGTTTGATAGACGATAAGATATTTGAGGAAGTTTTAAAAGAGTACAGTTAA
- the fabD gene encoding ACP S-malonyltransferase — protein sequence MRCFVFTGQGSQYLGMGKDILEKKPEYELYFDKVKNKIRVDIKSIIFGTDEKELTLTQNAQVAILTISYMKYLNALEEGLKPDVVAGHSLGEWTALLAANVINFEEAVEAVYYRGLYMSEAFEPGKGGMAAVIGMDLNEIEKVLANYPNVQIANYNSPSQIVISGEMEELLISMEKLKEGGARKVVPLNVSGPFHSKFLKDAEERLRRKIEHLEFKKPRVPIVQNVTAKFETDPVFIKENVIKQITSPVRWIECIEECVNNGVDEFVEIGPTNVLTKFIKQINKTVKLLNI from the coding sequence TTGCGATGTTTTGTGTTTACGGGGCAAGGATCCCAATACCTGGGAATGGGAAAGGATATATTAGAAAAAAAGCCTGAATATGAGTTATATTTTGATAAAGTAAAAAATAAGATTAGAGTAGACATAAAAAGTATAATATTTGGAACTGATGAAAAAGAGCTTACCTTAACCCAAAATGCACAAGTTGCCATACTAACAATTAGCTATATGAAATATTTGAATGCTTTAGAAGAAGGTCTCAAACCTGATGTGGTAGCTGGTCATTCTTTAGGGGAATGGACAGCACTTTTAGCAGCAAACGTGATCAATTTTGAAGAGGCAGTTGAAGCAGTTTATTATAGGGGATTGTACATGAGTGAAGCTTTTGAACCAGGAAAAGGCGGTATGGCAGCTGTAATAGGCATGGATTTAAATGAGATTGAAAAAGTTTTAGCCAATTATCCAAACGTTCAAATAGCTAATTACAATTCTCCCTCACAAATTGTAATTAGTGGAGAAATGGAAGAGCTTTTGATCTCTATGGAAAAGCTCAAGGAAGGAGGAGCCAGAAAGGTCGTACCGTTGAATGTAAGCGGTCCGTTTCATTCGAAATTTCTAAAAGATGCAGAAGAAAGGTTAAGAAGAAAAATTGAACATTTAGAATTCAAAAAACCAAGGGTTCCCATTGTTCAGAATGTGACGGCGAAGTTTGAAACAGATCCTGTTTTCATCAAGGAAAATGTAATTAAGCAAATAACTTCTCCCGTTAGATGGATAGAGTGTATTGAGGAATGTGTGAATAATGGTGTGGATGAATTTGTTGAAATTGGACCTACAAATGTGCTCACAAAATTTATTAAACAAATAAATAAAACCGTTAAACTACTTAATATATAA
- a CDS encoding DegV family protein — translation MPKIGIVTDNTCDIDPKQLEEMGIGCVSLYVKMKDKFEKAVDIDVDDFYEFLKTSDYIPATSQPTPQDFEEVYKKMLKDYDELISVHLSGKLSGTYNSARIAAKEVDEKRIHIVESYEATWGLGYVVLELKKLIDSGDYSIEELKSFVEHFQEKVNVYFTVGSLNYLAKGGRIGKATAFVGSMLNIKPLLKLENGEILPVKRIRGYNKIIKELTTLAMEEKGRGELKNITVEHTGSLKIGGDLLDEVVKLGVPREKIIFEPMDIIIGMHLGPDSGGIVTTWE, via the coding sequence ATGCCTAAAATAGGAATAGTAACCGATAATACCTGCGACATTGATCCAAAACAATTAGAAGAAATGGGGATAGGCTGTGTTTCATTGTATGTAAAGATGAAAGACAAGTTTGAAAAGGCTGTGGATATTGATGTAGACGACTTCTATGAGTTTTTAAAAACGTCTGACTATATACCAGCCACTTCACAACCCACGCCTCAAGATTTTGAAGAGGTATACAAAAAAATGCTTAAAGATTACGATGAATTGATATCTGTCCATCTTTCAGGAAAACTTAGTGGCACCTATAATTCTGCTAGGATAGCCGCTAAGGAAGTAGATGAAAAAAGGATCCATATAGTGGAAAGTTATGAAGCTACATGGGGATTAGGTTATGTAGTACTAGAATTAAAAAAGCTTATAGATTCAGGAGATTATAGTATAGAAGAGTTGAAGAGTTTTGTGGAACATTTTCAAGAAAAAGTGAATGTATACTTTACCGTAGGAAGTTTAAATTATCTTGCAAAAGGTGGAAGAATAGGAAAAGCAACTGCTTTTGTGGGAAGCATGTTAAACATTAAACCATTGTTAAAACTGGAGAATGGTGAAATATTGCCCGTTAAAAGGATTAGAGGATACAATAAAATAATTAAAGAGCTTACTACATTGGCAATGGAAGAAAAAGGCAGAGGAGAGTTAAAGAATATAACCGTTGAACATACAGGGAGCTTAAAAATAGGTGGCGATTTGTTGGATGAAGTAGTTAAATTGGGAGTACCGAGGGAAAAGATAATCTTTGAACCGATGGATATAATAATAGGTATGCATTTAGGGCCTGATTCTGGTGGAATAGTAACTACATGGGAGTGA
- a CDS encoding N-acetyltransferase, translated as MSSYIAKSAKIDTSVKIGYNVIIEEDVVIQKGTIIGNNVIIKEGSIIGENCTISDNCIIGKSPLKAKNSATTETKDLSPLILNNNVIVGACCILYKGTKISNDVFIGDLATIREDVEIGEHTIIGKGATIENKSKIGSYVKIETEAYVTAISTIEDYCFIAPGVTFTNDQFLGRTEKRKTLFKGPTIKKGARIGANATILPGIIIGEDALVGAGSVVTKNLEPKKIYVGVPAREIRNVPIEELLENQTYFHP; from the coding sequence ATGTCGTCTTATATAGCCAAAAGTGCCAAAATTGATACTAGCGTTAAAATAGGTTACAATGTAATAATTGAAGAAGATGTTGTTATTCAAAAAGGTACTATCATTGGAAACAATGTAATAATTAAAGAAGGTAGTATTATTGGAGAAAACTGTACAATATCGGATAATTGTATAATAGGTAAATCACCCCTTAAAGCTAAAAATTCTGCCACAACCGAAACAAAAGATCTTTCTCCCTTAATTTTGAACAATAATGTAATCGTGGGAGCATGTTGTATCTTATATAAAGGTACTAAAATATCAAATGACGTTTTTATTGGAGATTTGGCGACCATCCGAGAAGATGTGGAAATCGGAGAACATACTATCATCGGAAAAGGCGCAACAATAGAAAATAAAAGCAAAATAGGTAGTTACGTAAAAATAGAAACAGAGGCTTACGTTACCGCCATTTCTACAATAGAAGATTATTGCTTCATAGCTCCGGGAGTTACCTTTACCAACGATCAATTTTTGGGGAGAACGGAGAAAAGAAAAACACTTTTCAAAGGTCCTACTATCAAAAAAGGGGCTAGAATAGGAGCTAATGCAACAATATTACCAGGAATAATAATTGGAGAGGATGCTTTGGTTGGTGCAGGGAGCGTAGTCACTAAAAATTTAGAACCAAAAAAAATATACGTTGGCGTTCCCGCGAGGGAAATTCGAAACGTCCCAATCGAAGAATTATTAGAAAATCAAACTTATTTTCACCCTTAA
- a CDS encoding sodium-translocating pyrophosphatase, producing MGYNVILQISQHFGGETVGSLWILAIVPVIALIFASVNFRQVVVLDEGTEKMQHIAKAIRIGASAFVNHELKVLTIYGIFIALALGIVVEWYVGAAFVMGAFMSALAGYIGMKIATYANVRVSNKARTEKSIGKTLKVAFQGGSVMGLSVSGLALLGLFLVYIIFGNWLGQLSAENLVIKVNWLGINYIPFTMTVSGYALGCSIIAMFDRVGGGIYTKAADMGADLVGKTELALPEDDARNPATIADNVGDDVGDVAGLGADLLESYVGAVISSIVLILYTHFLLGPQNFSYDSTMRLTYYPILFISLGLISSMIGILYIILKKPSNDPHRDLNISLMTSAFLTVILTFFLSFFYLRGISITEFQNIGFRLGYFSPWLAAFIGIVDGIFMGLIAEYYTNDAYHPTKELSEFAKGGSAIVITKGLALGMESVLLPVFLLMLGILVSFEIAGLYGVAMAALGMLSFVATTVSVDSYGPIADNAGGISEMAKLPPEVREITDKLDSVGNTTAAIGKGFAIGSAALAALALFASFIYSQAGPGDGGVGHLENILILNMIDSRTIAGAIFGAALPFFFSSFLINAVVNAANKMVDEVRRQFREIPGLMEGTTDPDYERCIRISSEGSLSQIKFPALIATLTPIISGFLLGPNFVGGLLIGTTLSGVMLAIFTANSGGAWDNAKKRIEAGGVEGEGKGTDAHKAAVVGDTVGDPLKDTVGPSLDILIKIMAVTSLITVSIFKVYHLF from the coding sequence ATGGGGTATAATGTTATACTTCAAATTTCACAACACTTTGGAGGTGAAACAGTGGGTAGTCTATGGATTCTGGCAATAGTTCCAGTAATAGCTTTAATATTTGCAAGTGTTAACTTTAGACAGGTCGTTGTTTTAGACGAAGGTACAGAGAAGATGCAACACATTGCAAAGGCTATTAGAATTGGTGCTTCCGCCTTTGTTAACCACGAGCTTAAAGTATTGACGATTTATGGAATATTTATCGCTTTAGCTTTAGGTATCGTGGTAGAGTGGTATGTTGGAGCCGCTTTTGTAATGGGGGCTTTTATGAGTGCCCTTGCTGGATACATAGGTATGAAAATAGCTACTTACGCTAACGTCAGAGTTAGCAATAAAGCTCGTACAGAGAAAAGTATTGGAAAAACTCTGAAAGTTGCATTTCAAGGTGGAAGCGTTATGGGTCTTAGCGTTTCTGGATTGGCTCTATTAGGTTTATTTTTAGTATATATTATCTTTGGAAATTGGTTAGGACAGCTTTCTGCAGAAAATTTGGTAATCAAAGTCAATTGGTTGGGAATAAATTATATTCCTTTCACCATGACTGTTTCAGGATATGCCCTTGGATGCTCAATAATCGCTATGTTTGATAGGGTTGGTGGAGGAATTTACACAAAAGCTGCGGACATGGGAGCAGACTTGGTTGGAAAAACAGAATTGGCTTTACCGGAAGATGATGCACGAAATCCCGCAACTATCGCCGATAACGTGGGAGATGATGTTGGAGATGTTGCAGGACTTGGGGCAGATTTGTTGGAAAGTTATGTAGGTGCGGTAATTTCATCTATAGTTCTAATATTATATACTCATTTCCTTTTGGGACCTCAAAACTTTTCTTATGATTCCACAATGAGATTAACTTACTATCCTATACTTTTTATATCTTTAGGATTAATTTCTTCGATGATTGGAATATTGTATATAATCTTAAAAAAACCTTCAAATGATCCCCATAGAGATTTGAATATATCTTTGATGACATCAGCATTTTTAACTGTAATTTTAACTTTTTTCCTTAGCTTTTTCTACTTGAGGGGCATCAGTATTACCGAATTTCAAAATATCGGTTTCAGATTGGGATACTTCTCCCCTTGGTTGGCAGCTTTCATCGGTATAGTAGACGGTATTTTTATGGGACTTATAGCAGAATATTACACTAATGATGCATACCATCCTACAAAAGAATTGAGTGAATTCGCTAAGGGTGGTTCAGCTATTGTCATTACAAAAGGATTAGCGTTGGGAATGGAAAGCGTTCTTTTGCCTGTTTTCCTTTTGATGTTGGGAATTCTTGTGTCCTTCGAAATAGCAGGATTGTATGGTGTAGCAATGGCAGCTTTGGGTATGCTTTCTTTCGTTGCCACAACGGTTTCAGTTGATTCGTACGGTCCAATAGCAGATAATGCTGGTGGGATAAGCGAAATGGCAAAATTGCCGCCTGAAGTTAGAGAGATAACCGATAAACTAGACTCTGTAGGGAACACAACGGCTGCTATAGGAAAAGGTTTTGCTATCGGTTCGGCTGCTTTAGCGGCATTAGCTCTCTTCGCATCTTTTATTTATTCTCAAGCTGGTCCTGGAGATGGAGGAGTAGGGCATTTAGAAAATATTCTGATCTTGAACATGATAGATTCTAGAACAATAGCCGGTGCTATTTTCGGCGCGGCATTACCTTTCTTTTTTAGTTCTTTTCTAATAAATGCCGTGGTAAATGCAGCTAACAAGATGGTGGATGAGGTAAGAAGACAGTTTAGAGAAATCCCTGGATTGATGGAGGGCACAACAGATCCAGATTACGAAAGATGTATCAGGATTAGTAGTGAAGGTTCGCTAAGTCAAATAAAATTCCCTGCCCTTATCGCCACTCTAACCCCTATAATTTCTGGATTTTTACTAGGACCAAACTTTGTAGGAGGACTTTTGATTGGAACTACTCTCAGTGGTGTTATGTTAGCAATATTTACAGCTAATTCTGGAGGTGCTTGGGACAACGCAAAAAAGAGAATAGAAGCTGGAGGCGTTGAAGGAGAAGGGAAAGGTACCGATGCCCATAAAGCAGCAGTTGTGGGTGATACAGTTGGAGATCCACTGAAAGATACTGTTGGCCCTTCTCTAGATATACTAATCAAGATTATGGCGGTAACTTCCCTTATAACCGTTTCAATCTTTAAAGTGTATCATCTATTTTGA
- the fabF gene encoding beta-ketoacyl-ACP synthase II → MHKVVITGMGTINPIAKNTQGFLEGLKEMRSGIDKITQFDTSDHKVKIAAEIKDFDPEEYMDRKTAKRYDRFLQLAVAASDEAIEDAGLSQDQDWRENAAVIIGSGIGGFKTLYHEFGVMNEKGPKYVSPFLIPMMIADMASGVVSIRHKLKGPNFTTVSACASAVHSIISSVMLIRSGEVDVAITGGSEAVIDPMPIAAFANMMALSQRNDEPQKASRPFDKDRDGFVMGEGAGILVLESEEHAKARGAKIYGYIAGYGMTGDAYHISQSDPEGEGAARAIKNALKMAELDPSKVDLINCHATSTPVGDNSEVKAIKKIFGEFADKPYLQSTKTLIGHTLGAAGAIELIASIIESHNHFVHGMPNLEEPDEEMKTLNIPRETQDAEVNVILKNSFGFGGHNASLIFVKS, encoded by the coding sequence ATGCACAAAGTCGTAATAACTGGTATGGGAACAATAAACCCGATAGCAAAGAACACACAGGGATTTTTAGAAGGTTTAAAAGAAATGAGAAGCGGCATAGATAAAATAACTCAGTTTGATACCTCTGATCATAAAGTTAAGATAGCTGCTGAAATAAAAGATTTTGACCCCGAGGAGTACATGGATAGGAAAACTGCCAAACGTTATGATAGGTTTTTGCAATTAGCTGTTGCTGCCTCAGATGAAGCTATTGAAGATGCCGGATTGTCTCAAGATCAAGATTGGAGAGAAAATGCTGCAGTAATAATAGGTTCAGGAATAGGCGGTTTTAAAACTCTGTATCATGAGTTTGGAGTAATGAACGAAAAAGGTCCGAAGTATGTTAGCCCTTTTTTAATACCTATGATGATTGCCGATATGGCAAGTGGAGTTGTTTCTATAAGGCATAAATTAAAGGGACCAAATTTTACTACTGTTAGCGCCTGTGCTTCAGCTGTCCATTCAATAATAAGTTCTGTTATGTTGATAAGAAGTGGAGAAGTTGATGTGGCAATAACGGGAGGTTCCGAAGCGGTTATTGATCCTATGCCAATAGCAGCTTTTGCCAACATGATGGCTCTTTCTCAAAGAAATGATGAACCACAAAAAGCATCAAGACCTTTTGACAAAGATAGAGACGGGTTTGTGATGGGAGAAGGAGCTGGGATATTAGTTTTAGAATCAGAAGAACATGCAAAGGCAAGAGGAGCAAAGATTTATGGATATATAGCAGGATATGGAATGACAGGGGATGCTTACCATATTAGTCAATCTGATCCGGAAGGTGAGGGGGCTGCAAGAGCAATAAAGAACGCCTTAAAAATGGCTGAATTAGATCCTTCTAAGGTGGATCTTATAAATTGTCATGCTACCAGTACCCCTGTTGGAGATAATTCAGAAGTAAAAGCTATTAAAAAAATATTCGGTGAATTTGCGGATAAACCGTATTTACAGTCAACTAAAACTTTAATAGGACATACTTTAGGAGCTGCAGGGGCAATTGAATTAATAGCTTCAATAATAGAAAGCCATAATCATTTTGTTCATGGAATGCCAAATTTAGAAGAGCCTGATGAAGAGATGAAAACGCTCAATATCCCAAGAGAGACTCAAGACGCTGAAGTAAACGTAATTTTAAAGAACTCCTTTGGTTTTGGGGGACACAATGCGTCTCTAATTTTTGTTAAATCATAA
- a CDS encoding nitronate monooxygenase, whose translation MEPVKNRVTDLLKIKYPILEGGMAWVGTAKLAAAVSNAGGLGTIGSGNMDAKLLKKQIDLIREMTDKPYAVNVIMLNPHIDEVIDLIIQEKVPVAILGAGNSSKYIPLLRENGITTLAVVSSENLALRLENAGAEAIIGEGMECGGHIGDVTTMVLVPKLSSILSVPVIAAGGIANGPGAVAALSLGAEGIQMGTRFIATYECEAHENYKEKIINAGIRDTIITGQKMGHPARIIKTKFGKKIAKLEASSPEEAEEALVGSLMRAFLYGDEESGSFMAGQSSGLIDEIKSVNEVIEDIMSYILKNYDLEKNVDERRR comes from the coding sequence TTGGAACCAGTAAAAAATAGGGTTACTGACTTATTGAAAATTAAATATCCCATATTAGAAGGCGGAATGGCATGGGTGGGTACTGCAAAATTGGCTGCAGCTGTTTCTAATGCTGGTGGATTAGGAACTATAGGTTCTGGAAACATGGATGCAAAACTTTTGAAGAAACAGATTGATTTAATAAGAGAGATGACCGATAAACCTTATGCCGTAAACGTTATTATGCTTAATCCTCATATAGATGAAGTCATAGATTTGATAATTCAAGAAAAAGTGCCTGTTGCCATTTTAGGAGCTGGAAATTCTAGCAAATACATTCCCTTGCTTAGAGAAAATGGGATAACAACATTAGCCGTAGTCTCATCGGAAAATCTAGCTTTGAGGTTAGAAAATGCTGGCGCTGAAGCTATAATAGGTGAAGGAATGGAATGTGGTGGACACATTGGAGATGTAACCACTATGGTTTTAGTTCCAAAGCTTTCCAGTATCTTGTCGGTTCCTGTAATCGCAGCAGGTGGAATTGCTAACGGGCCTGGTGCGGTTGCAGCCTTATCCTTAGGAGCAGAAGGCATTCAGATGGGGACTCGCTTTATAGCCACATATGAATGTGAAGCCCATGAAAATTACAAAGAAAAAATAATAAATGCGGGTATTAGAGACACCATAATTACTGGTCAGAAAATGGGTCATCCAGCTCGCATAATAAAAACAAAGTTCGGTAAAAAAATAGCGAAGCTAGAAGCATCTTCACCTGAAGAAGCAGAAGAAGCTTTGGTAGGCAGCCTTATGAGGGCTTTCTTGTACGGTGATGAAGAAAGCGGGTCTTTCATGGCGGGACAATCCTCTGGTTTGATCGATGAAATAAAAAGTGTTAACGAAGTTATAGAAGATATAATGTCGTATATCTTGAAAAATTACGACTTAGAGAAAAATGTCGATGAAAGGAGGAGATAA
- a CDS encoding cyclodeaminase/cyclohydrolase family protein codes for MLSEMSLKDFLEKLSSNEPAPGGGSAAALAGSIGASLGCMVANLTIGKKKYEDVEEEMKDLKVKFEEYRDKFLQLMEEDAQAFNEVIEALKLPKSTEEEKRARNEKIQEKTKKATLLPLQIAKDALEVMELSGITIEKGYKMAKSDAAISLVMAKAAVDGGLYNVKINLPSIKDEDFLRDINSQIEKIEGEANTLELRLLSKVYI; via the coding sequence TTGTTGTCGGAAATGAGTTTAAAAGATTTTTTAGAAAAGCTTTCGTCAAACGAACCAGCTCCCGGCGGCGGAAGTGCTGCGGCATTGGCGGGCTCTATAGGAGCCAGTTTGGGATGCATGGTGGCAAATTTAACTATCGGCAAAAAAAAGTACGAAGATGTGGAAGAAGAAATGAAAGATTTGAAAGTAAAGTTTGAAGAGTACAGAGACAAATTCCTTCAACTCATGGAGGAAGATGCGCAAGCTTTCAACGAGGTGATAGAGGCATTAAAACTTCCAAAAAGTACCGAAGAAGAGAAAAGAGCAAGAAATGAAAAAATCCAAGAAAAAACAAAAAAGGCAACACTTTTACCCCTGCAGATAGCCAAAGACGCGTTGGAAGTTATGGAACTTTCGGGGATTACAATAGAAAAAGGGTACAAAATGGCTAAAAGTGACGCAGCAATTTCTCTTGTAATGGCAAAAGCAGCGGTTGATGGTGGATTATACAATGTAAAAATAAACCTTCCATCTATTAAAGACGAAGATTTTCTAAGAGACATTAACAGTCAAATTGAAAAAATTGAAGGAGAAGCGAACACTCTTGAATTAAGGCTGCTTTCCAAAGTTTATATATAA
- the fabZ gene encoding 3-hydroxyacyl-ACP dehydratase FabZ — translation MNIEEIMKILPHRYPFLLVDGVLELNEEKIKAFKNVSINESFFQGHFPNYPIMPGVLIVEGMAQTAGLLLLKDTDENVIPLFTGIDKARFKKEVRPGDKLIYDLEILQKKANMFKLKGIATVEEQVCAQAEIMVGIKKS, via the coding sequence ATGAATATAGAGGAAATAATGAAAATATTGCCCCACCGTTACCCTTTTTTGCTTGTTGATGGGGTTTTAGAATTAAATGAAGAAAAGATCAAGGCGTTTAAAAACGTTAGCATTAACGAATCTTTTTTTCAAGGTCACTTCCCAAATTATCCCATAATGCCGGGAGTACTTATTGTTGAGGGTATGGCTCAAACTGCTGGATTATTGCTTCTAAAAGATACCGATGAGAATGTAATTCCTTTGTTTACGGGTATAGATAAGGCTCGATTTAAAAAGGAAGTAAGACCTGGAGATAAATTGATATACGATCTAGAAATTCTACAGAAGAAAGCAAACATGTTCAAATTAAAGGGAATAGCTACAGTGGAAGAACAGGTATGTGCACAAGCAGAGATAATGGTAGGTATCAAAAAGAGTTGA